Proteins encoded within one genomic window of Halocatena marina:
- a CDS encoding ABC transporter permease gives MNYYLKRTARIPATILAVVTLTFGLIRLLPGGPFTQLRIELIRQGVPVEQVNARIEALQNIRPDAPLYVQYFDYLAGVAQLDLGRSISLDQPVIEVIARALPWTVFIVVVSTVLMFVGGVLLGAIQAYWEGSRFDKTFSGVSILLTSIPYYIFAVVFVFFLAFQYRLFPTGDAFARGLDATLNLEYILSVLHHAALPILAFTIGGIGSTALNMRGNSIQVLGEEYVEVARLRGLSDSRIATRYVAKNAILPMYTGLLLMIGFRLGGTVVLEEIFSYPGLGYYLISGVEANDYPLMMGCFLVITTTLVVAVYIADLTYGLIDPRISVGDSNDY, from the coding sequence ATGAACTACTATCTCAAGCGGACGGCAAGAATACCGGCGACCATACTCGCAGTTGTAACGCTCACCTTCGGATTGATCCGGTTGCTCCCGGGTGGACCGTTCACACAGCTACGAATCGAACTCATACGACAAGGGGTTCCGGTCGAACAGGTCAATGCACGAATCGAGGCGCTCCAGAACATTCGGCCCGACGCCCCACTCTACGTCCAGTACTTCGACTACCTTGCAGGTGTCGCTCAGCTCGATCTGGGTCGGTCGATTTCGTTGGACCAGCCCGTTATCGAAGTCATCGCCAGAGCGCTCCCGTGGACGGTGTTCATCGTGGTCGTCTCCACGGTGCTGATGTTCGTTGGCGGCGTCCTGCTCGGTGCGATTCAGGCGTACTGGGAGGGATCAAGGTTCGACAAGACTTTCTCGGGCGTATCGATCCTCTTGACATCGATTCCGTACTACATTTTCGCGGTGGTATTTGTGTTCTTCTTGGCGTTCCAGTACAGGCTGTTCCCGACGGGGGATGCGTTCGCGCGGGGTCTCGATGCCACACTCAATCTGGAGTACATTCTGAGCGTTCTCCATCACGCTGCGCTGCCTATTTTAGCGTTCACTATCGGAGGAATTGGATCGACAGCACTCAACATGCGTGGAAACAGCATTCAAGTACTCGGCGAGGAGTACGTCGAAGTCGCTCGGCTTCGTGGTCTCTCCGACAGCCGCATCGCCACCCGTTACGTCGCGAAAAACGCTATTCTCCCGATGTACACGGGACTGTTGCTGATGATCGGCTTCCGACTCGGGGGGACTGTCGTGCTCGAGGAGATTTTCTCGTATCCCGGCCTCGGTTACTACCTGATCTCCGGGGTCGAAGCGAACGACTATCCGCTCATGATGGGATGTTTCTTGGTCATCACGACCACGCTCGTCGTGGCGGTTTATATTGCTGACTTGACGTACGGACTGATCGATCCGCGTATCAGCGTAGGTGATTCGAATGACTACTGA
- a CDS encoding ABC transporter permease — translation MTTESGSTSEEIDWRSDASSSEMSRRDRLEELYQQTIYEPAVVAWSDSRTRLGISILSVYLLMALVEILGLWRNPSTSQADRLLTPFQNMQYPLGTTQSGVDLLALIIDSTPFILLMVLAGGVWATGIAVVVGTVSGYKGGVIDTVITSFSDFFMAIPGLPLVIILALTFSPENPIFLGMILTINYWAGLGRSIRSQVLSIREASYVEASRAMGTSTPRIILKDVLPNIMPYVMVNFVFAARYTIFASVGLYLIGVLPYTGQNWGVTLNNAYNNGGLITMQAFHWLLVPIVAIVGLAFGLILVSQGMDRIFNPRVRTRLTGESESVETESDTSSTGMM, via the coding sequence ATGACTACTGAAAGTGGATCCACCTCGGAGGAGATCGACTGGCGTTCCGATGCGTCCTCATCTGAGATGAGCCGCCGTGACCGGTTAGAGGAGCTATACCAGCAGACGATCTATGAACCCGCTGTTGTTGCGTGGTCGGACTCACGCACTCGTCTCGGTATCTCTATCCTGAGTGTCTACCTCCTTATGGCGCTGGTGGAGATTCTAGGTCTCTGGCGCAACCCTTCAACTAGTCAGGCGGACCGTCTTCTTACTCCGTTCCAGAACATGCAATACCCGCTCGGGACGACCCAGTCTGGAGTCGACTTGTTGGCCTTGATCATTGATTCGACACCGTTCATCCTATTGATGGTGTTGGCAGGCGGCGTGTGGGCGACTGGTATCGCTGTCGTGGTCGGAACGGTCTCGGGCTATAAGGGTGGGGTGATCGACACCGTTATCACATCGTTCTCAGATTTCTTCATGGCGATTCCAGGACTCCCGCTCGTCATCATTCTAGCGCTTACGTTTAGTCCAGAGAACCCGATCTTTCTCGGGATGATCCTTACGATCAACTACTGGGCCGGTCTCGGTCGCTCGATACGGTCGCAGGTCCTCTCGATACGGGAGGCGAGCTACGTCGAGGCGTCCCGGGCGATGGGAACGAGCACGCCACGTATCATCCTCAAGGACGTGCTCCCGAACATCATGCCGTATGTGATGGTCAATTTCGTGTTTGCTGCGCGCTACACCATTTTCGCGTCCGTTGGACTGTACTTAATCGGCGTGCTACCTTACACAGGACAGAATTGGGGAGTTACGTTGAATAATGCGTACAACAATGGCGGATTGATCACGATGCAGGCGTTCCACTGGCTTCTCGTCCCGATCGTTGCAATCGTCGGGTTAGCCTTCGGGCTCATTCTGGTGAGCCAAGGAATGGACCGAATCTTCAATCCCCGGGTCCGGACCCGTCTCACTGGCGAATCCGAGTCCGTTGAAACAGAAAGCGATACCTCATCGACGGGGATGATGTAA
- a CDS encoding ABC transporter ATP-binding protein gives MSTDSPSGNQAVSNSVSDDPILEISDTNVTYSDGDTYVLEDVNVDIDRNEVLGIVGESGSGKSMFASALLDAVPDPGVLTGQIRYHREDGSTVDVLELSDEELRQFRWEEVAMVFQGAMSSFNPTMKIRAHFEETLMSHDRNVSEGLEFAHELLENLYLEPERVLDSYPHELSGGMQQRALIALSMALNPEVLVMDEPTAALDLLMQRSILKLLDELQQKYDVTIIFITHDLPLVASLADRMAIIYAFQFVEIGPRDEIIGDSAHPYTRALLNATPNLDAPLGEMRPIEGEGPAPVNVPTGCRFHPRCSLATDECRSIHPPLDPIDESSNDHRSACHHWEESREEIPLNFGQSDFDDVRSSERAKSAGRTAPTDESPLLSLDDVEVHFTKEQGLLDRFTKEPDVVRAVDGVSLDIHEQDLVCLLGESGCGKTTLGKTMIGLQRPTGGSIAYRGQDIWEASDSDIPYDDIRSALQIIHQDPGSALNPNRRIVNILSEPLRHTHPNSSRTERRSRITSLLERVGMTPAEDFISRYPHQLSGGEKQRVVLARALLMNPNAILADEAISAVDVSLRIEIMDLMLELQSEFETSFLFISHDLSNARYFAEHGDGRIAVMYLGEIVEIGSAERLIHDPRHPYTEVLRWATPNLDLEAMEADEPPVRTVDVPDPVDPPSGCRFHTRCPVARETCREQHPELQECEDADGMAACFREHPDHEYWDSEPLAGAVEERDQFE, from the coding sequence ATGAGTACTGATAGTCCATCTGGGAATCAGGCAGTGTCGAATAGCGTCAGCGACGACCCAATCCTCGAAATTAGCGATACGAACGTCACCTACAGCGATGGCGATACATACGTCCTTGAGGACGTCAACGTCGATATCGATCGGAACGAGGTTCTCGGGATTGTTGGTGAAAGCGGAAGCGGGAAGTCGATGTTCGCTTCAGCGCTCCTCGATGCTGTCCCCGATCCCGGAGTTCTCACCGGACAGATCCGCTATCACCGAGAGGACGGATCGACCGTCGACGTTCTCGAATTGAGTGATGAGGAACTCAGGCAGTTCCGCTGGGAGGAAGTGGCGATGGTATTTCAGGGTGCGATGAGTTCGTTCAACCCGACGATGAAGATCAGAGCCCACTTCGAGGAGACGCTCATGAGCCACGATAGAAACGTCTCCGAGGGTCTGGAGTTCGCCCACGAACTCCTCGAAAATCTCTATCTCGAACCCGAACGGGTACTCGATTCGTACCCCCACGAGCTCTCTGGTGGGATGCAACAGCGCGCACTCATTGCGCTGAGCATGGCGCTGAATCCCGAAGTGCTGGTAATGGACGAGCCAACGGCTGCGCTCGATCTGTTGATGCAGCGGTCGATCCTCAAACTGCTCGACGAACTGCAACAGAAGTACGACGTGACGATCATCTTCATCACACACGATCTGCCGCTGGTCGCGTCCCTCGCTGACCGGATGGCCATCATTTATGCGTTCCAGTTCGTGGAGATCGGACCACGCGATGAGATTATCGGCGATTCGGCTCACCCATACACCCGGGCGCTGTTGAACGCAACACCAAACCTCGACGCACCGTTGGGAGAGATGCGGCCCATCGAGGGAGAAGGTCCCGCTCCAGTGAACGTCCCGACTGGGTGTCGGTTCCACCCGCGGTGCTCACTGGCGACGGATGAGTGTCGGAGCATTCACCCACCGCTCGATCCGATTGACGAGTCTAGTAACGATCATCGGTCCGCGTGTCACCACTGGGAAGAGTCCCGCGAGGAGATTCCGCTCAACTTCGGACAGAGTGACTTCGATGACGTCCGCTCATCCGAGAGAGCGAAATCAGCAGGACGAACGGCCCCAACGGATGAGTCACCGCTCCTGTCACTTGATGATGTCGAGGTTCACTTCACGAAAGAGCAGGGGCTACTCGACCGGTTTACGAAGGAGCCGGACGTCGTACGGGCGGTTGACGGTGTTTCGCTCGATATCCACGAGCAGGACCTCGTGTGTCTCCTTGGTGAGAGTGGCTGTGGTAAGACGACACTAGGAAAGACGATGATTGGACTCCAGCGCCCGACTGGTGGATCGATTGCGTATCGCGGTCAGGATATCTGGGAGGCGAGTGACAGCGATATTCCGTACGACGATATCCGGTCAGCGCTCCAGATTATTCATCAGGATCCGGGAAGCGCACTCAATCCCAACCGGCGGATCGTTAACATTCTCTCAGAGCCCCTCAGGCATACACACCCAAACAGTAGCAGAACCGAGCGCCGCAGTCGGATCACGTCGCTGCTCGAACGAGTCGGCATGACGCCAGCGGAGGACTTTATCAGCCGGTATCCCCACCAGCTCTCGGGCGGTGAAAAACAGCGCGTTGTGCTTGCGCGTGCGTTGTTGATGAATCCGAACGCGATCCTTGCTGATGAGGCTATCAGTGCGGTTGATGTCTCACTGCGAATAGAGATCATGGATCTCATGCTCGAACTGCAGTCCGAGTTTGAGACGTCATTCTTGTTCATCTCACACGATCTCTCGAACGCCCGATATTTCGCCGAACACGGTGACGGACGGATCGCCGTCATGTATCTCGGTGAGATTGTTGAGATCGGATCGGCTGAGCGTCTTATCCACGATCCGCGCCACCCCTACACAGAGGTGCTCCGATGGGCAACTCCGAATCTGGATCTCGAGGCTATGGAGGCAGACGAACCACCAGTCAGGACGGTCGACGTACCAGATCCGGTCGACCCACCGTCTGGCTGTCGGTTCCACACTCGCTGTCCCGTCGCACGTGAGACGTGTCGGGAACAGCATCCGGAGCTACAGGAGTGCGAGGACGCCGATGGGATGGCCGCGTGCTTCCGCGAGCATCCAGATCACGAATACTGGGACAGTGAGCCACTCGCAGGTGCGGTCGAGGAACGGGATCAGTTCGAGTAA
- a CDS encoding LysE family translocator, producing MFNVGVFVAFVPIAIALIVSPGPDSIYTLTRSISDGQSSGVMAALGSSAGSMVHTTAAVLGLTAILRTSALAYSFVKFIGAAYLVYLGVQTFRNTDEFEITPESSSYTPRESFRSALMINVLNPKVAVFFLAFLPQFVQPGSNTTVQIFALGIVFASLGFLYQAILAVFSARARRVITERELVQTMLRTVSGSVLVGFGVKLALERRTTS from the coding sequence ATGTTTAATGTAGGTGTGTTCGTCGCGTTTGTCCCGATCGCAATTGCTCTCATTGTCTCCCCTGGTCCAGACAGTATCTATACGCTGACCCGTAGCATCAGTGACGGTCAGTCATCTGGTGTGATGGCTGCACTCGGCTCGTCTGCTGGCAGTATGGTTCATACAACAGCCGCTGTGTTGGGACTAACAGCCATTCTGCGAACGTCAGCGTTGGCATATTCATTCGTCAAATTCATCGGAGCGGCGTATCTCGTTTATCTTGGTGTACAGACGTTCAGAAACACGGACGAATTCGAAATCACGCCAGAAAGTTCTAGCTATACGCCACGTGAGTCGTTCCGAAGTGCTTTGATGATCAATGTTTTAAACCCGAAGGTCGCAGTGTTCTTTCTTGCCTTCCTTCCTCAATTCGTCCAACCGGGAAGCAACACAACTGTCCAAATTTTCGCGCTCGGAATCGTGTTCGCTAGTCTTGGGTTTCTGTACCAAGCGATACTCGCGGTGTTTTCAGCGCGAGCACGCAGGGTGATTACCGAACGCGAACTCGTTCAAACGATGCTTCGCACAGTAAGTGGGAGTGTTCTTGTTGGCTTCGGTGTAAAACTCGCTCTTGAACGACGAACTACCTCATAG
- a CDS encoding DUF1837 domain-containing protein has protein sequence MENKRREITFVVDDPPYSSANYRAYLKPTTQSTRDGVVEGIVNYGLGETKMEAIRRAATQVDRDNTSDSTLRDVARIGSRLDDRDGKLFRIAVRAFEQSRHDPCTPENRQFVRERIVKEFPEEDPKDVDSFVRILRENINIEDSDWLRLVEQRLRDNYLQQMALLGDE, from the coding sequence ATGGAGAACAAACGACGTGAGATTACGTTTGTCGTCGACGATCCACCGTATTCGAGTGCGAATTATCGGGCGTACCTGAAGCCCACAACTCAATCGACGCGGGATGGGGTAGTTGAGGGAATCGTTAATTATGGATTGGGTGAAACGAAGATGGAGGCGATTCGTAGAGCGGCAACGCAAGTCGACCGGGACAATACATCGGACAGCACGTTGCGCGATGTCGCCCGTATCGGTTCACGGCTTGATGATCGAGATGGGAAGCTATTCCGGATTGCTGTCCGTGCGTTTGAACAATCACGTCACGATCCCTGTACCCCCGAAAATAGACAGTTCGTTCGGGAACGTATCGTCAAGGAGTTTCCAGAGGAGGACCCGAAAGATGTTGACTCGTTCGTCCGCATTCTCCGTGAGAATATCAATATTGAGGACAGCGACTGGCTCCGTTTGGTTGAACAGCGACTGCGGGATAATTATCTCCAACAAATGGCGCTCCTTGGCGACGAGTGA
- a CDS encoding L-lactate permease, giving the protein MGSPVDILIALLPLLTIAFLMVGQYWPATRAMPVAWIVAIGAGVLGWGMNLTWIAAATINGFITAANILYIVFGAILLLYTLKQTGAFDAINSGFASISEDRRIQVVLLVFLMGSFIEAAAGFGTPAAIVGPLLVGLGFPPLAAVVVALTGNLMAITFGAVGTPLIIGMIDIFKSVPLIKEAVGSHGMTVSQWVGEIAVFAASFHVIVGMFLPFIGVAMMTRFFGEERSIKPALEVLPLTLFAWGSFSVPYFLTAYFLGPVFPGLAGAMVGLLVTVSALKAGFFHPDEEWDFADQEQWPSHWVGDIQPGESTTQDDSGMVAADGGVVQQMPLWKAWTPYVLVAALLVVTRVVDPVKAFVTDSLFTLAWENIFGTGLSGDFALLYLPGAVFVVVHLATIALHGMNVEQVHATWAETIEKVTPAVIALLFAVATVQIMLQSGEATNTDSMLIVLSESMATVAGGVYPFFAPFVGALGAFLAGSNTVSDILFGTFQYGVADQIGTSKTIMLGTQAVGGAIGNLIAVHNVVAALAVVGLVGEEGRVIRLELLPLLYYGTATGLLTLVFSYALFSGTF; this is encoded by the coding sequence ATGGGTAGCCCTGTTGACATCCTCATTGCACTCCTCCCACTCTTGACCATCGCGTTTCTGATGGTTGGCCAGTATTGGCCAGCCACGCGCGCAATGCCTGTCGCGTGGATTGTCGCCATCGGTGCTGGTGTTCTTGGGTGGGGAATGAATCTAACATGGATCGCAGCGGCAACCATCAACGGCTTCATCACTGCTGCGAACATCCTCTACATCGTTTTCGGTGCAATTCTCCTGTTGTACACATTGAAACAGACAGGTGCGTTCGACGCTATCAATAGTGGGTTCGCATCGATCAGTGAGGACCGCCGCATACAGGTCGTTTTGCTCGTATTTCTGATGGGATCGTTTATCGAGGCGGCCGCCGGATTCGGCACGCCTGCTGCCATCGTTGGCCCACTCCTCGTCGGACTTGGATTCCCACCACTCGCAGCTGTCGTCGTCGCACTGACTGGAAACCTCATGGCGATTACGTTTGGCGCAGTTGGTACTCCGCTCATCATCGGAATGATTGATATCTTCAAGAGCGTTCCGCTCATCAAGGAAGCAGTCGGGAGCCACGGAATGACTGTCTCCCAGTGGGTCGGTGAGATCGCTGTGTTCGCAGCATCCTTTCACGTCATCGTCGGCATGTTCCTGCCGTTCATTGGTGTAGCGATGATGACGCGGTTCTTCGGGGAGGAGCGTTCAATCAAACCGGCGCTCGAAGTTCTGCCACTGACGCTATTCGCGTGGGGATCGTTCTCGGTTCCGTATTTTCTCACCGCGTACTTTTTGGGACCGGTCTTTCCCGGCCTCGCAGGGGCGATGGTTGGTCTCCTCGTTACGGTTTCTGCGTTGAAAGCCGGATTTTTCCACCCTGATGAGGAGTGGGACTTTGCCGATCAAGAACAGTGGCCGAGCCACTGGGTCGGTGATATCCAACCCGGTGAATCCACGACGCAGGATGATAGTGGTATGGTCGCCGCTGACGGTGGCGTCGTTCAGCAGATGCCGCTGTGGAAAGCGTGGACTCCGTACGTCCTCGTCGCGGCGTTGCTCGTTGTAACGCGGGTTGTCGACCCTGTGAAGGCGTTCGTTACAGATTCGCTATTCACGCTCGCGTGGGAGAACATTTTTGGAACAGGTCTCAGCGGTGACTTCGCGCTACTGTATCTACCGGGTGCAGTGTTCGTCGTCGTTCACCTCGCCACCATCGCTCTACACGGTATGAACGTAGAACAAGTGCATGCGACGTGGGCTGAAACGATCGAGAAAGTCACGCCGGCTGTCATTGCGCTGTTATTCGCGGTCGCAACAGTACAAATAATGTTACAGTCTGGCGAAGCGACAAATACTGATAGTATGCTCATCGTTCTCTCAGAGAGCATGGCAACCGTCGCTGGCGGGGTGTATCCGTTCTTTGCACCGTTTGTCGGTGCACTCGGTGCGTTCCTCGCGGGATCGAACACCGTCTCCGACATCCTCTTTGGGACGTTCCAGTACGGTGTTGCAGATCAGATCGGCACATCAAAAACAATCATGCTAGGGACACAAGCAGTCGGCGGCGCAATCGGCAACCTCATCGCAGTCCACAATGTTGTCGCTGCGTTGGCTGTCGTTGGTCTCGTTGGCGAGGAGGGGCGAGTAATCCGGCTGGAACTCCTTCCTCTGCTCTACTATGGAACAGCAACGGGACTACTCACTCTCGTGTTCAGTTACGCACTGTTCTCCGGGACGTTCTAA
- a CDS encoding helix-turn-helix domain-containing protein, with protein MNSSTNNRKRNEHGQFDDKIPSESALGVFESREDQARPLTATDVMEALDCSRRTAHNKLNMLVEKGVLATRKVGARSRVWWIPIENASMPNQSETTEQRHPRPVSNAIQQADLPGEGPTLEARREALAAAHDYLAEHPEAKKADFLRDVYHSYPAQYESAEGWWNAIQPALKQLPDVDPPKERGHVWHFLGGD; from the coding sequence ATGAACTCATCGACCAACAACCGAAAGCGGAACGAACACGGCCAGTTTGACGACAAAATACCCTCGGAATCTGCGCTCGGTGTATTCGAATCGCGTGAAGACCAAGCGCGACCGCTCACAGCGACAGACGTAATGGAGGCGCTCGACTGTTCACGTCGAACTGCGCACAACAAATTGAATATGCTCGTCGAAAAGGGCGTACTCGCCACGCGAAAGGTGGGGGCACGCAGTCGCGTCTGGTGGATTCCGATTGAGAACGCCTCAATGCCGAATCAGTCCGAGACAACCGAACAGCGCCACCCGCGGCCTGTCTCGAACGCGATTCAGCAGGCTGACCTCCCTGGCGAAGGCCCAACACTCGAAGCACGCCGCGAGGCACTAGCAGCAGCGCACGACTATCTCGCTGAGCATCCAGAGGCGAAGAAGGCGGACTTTCTCCGTGATGTCTACCACAGCTATCCTGCACAGTACGAGTCAGCAGAAGGATGGTGGAACGCGATTCAACCGGCGCTCAAGCAACTACCAGACGTCGATCCACCGAAGGAACGTGGTCATGTCTGGCATTTCCTCGGTGGCGACTGA
- a CDS encoding Nramp family divalent metal transporter, with protein sequence MARSLDTHEQTSADESESDPTDDVYAPEIEGKQYRGTWYLPLPYDQLSEAPETDDYPTRGTGGTFRIADLPRVPRVRHIVGPSALMLGASLGSGETLFWPVLIAQHDWTLYWAFIIGVFTQFFINTELQRWTLATGESIFRSFLRVRQFWPWVFLIGGLVSLGWPGWAAGAAQVAVTALGLTGSVSAVGVSLANWKLIAIGLMGVIWCSYQISSVMYNAVEAFQITLLFVATGAAILLVFVSNAFTELATLPSNVLNGSSTIPSGMDLAVFLGGLAFAGAGGYLNLSQSLWAREKGYGMGNYQGRVKNPLIGDDPELIERNGFTFRPVERNLRRWRGWWRVIQLEHFLTFVVGLIFVATVLMAVSVRYASGTASGAITMWLVQIAPQIGGLGTVLVFVVLFIALFTTEYAIVESFVRNSADALYETYGRDADWELSRLFWRLLTSFVVWGILIILLFTAPFENQEPFFFLVVGAALSGIMMWPYTVLTLIINTTRLPEHLQPGWFRVVALWWASSLYGYFSSLLIGETLSEITGLGVFETTVTVLGSAPAGYVIWVVFFSVQTYAIVRSVLGKRRAAGTVESAELTNGLFS encoded by the coding sequence ATGGCACGCTCTCTCGACACGCACGAACAGACGTCTGCTGATGAGTCAGAGAGTGATCCCACCGACGATGTCTATGCCCCAGAAATCGAAGGGAAACAGTACCGCGGGACGTGGTATCTCCCCTTGCCGTACGACCAGCTTTCTGAAGCACCTGAAACCGACGACTATCCAACGCGTGGAACGGGTGGAACGTTCCGAATCGCCGATCTACCGCGGGTCCCTCGTGTCAGACACATTGTCGGTCCAAGCGCGCTCATGCTCGGTGCTTCGCTCGGAAGTGGAGAGACGCTGTTCTGGCCAGTTCTCATTGCACAACACGATTGGACGCTCTACTGGGCGTTCATTATTGGAGTCTTCACCCAATTTTTCATCAACACCGAACTCCAGCGGTGGACGCTCGCAACCGGTGAGAGCATCTTCCGGTCGTTCCTTCGAGTCCGTCAATTCTGGCCGTGGGTGTTTCTCATTGGCGGTCTTGTGAGTCTCGGTTGGCCCGGATGGGCGGCTGGTGCAGCACAGGTTGCGGTAACCGCCCTTGGATTAACTGGATCCGTCTCTGCAGTCGGTGTTTCACTCGCTAATTGGAAACTCATAGCCATCGGTCTGATGGGTGTGATCTGGTGCTCATATCAGATTTCGTCAGTCATGTACAACGCTGTTGAAGCGTTTCAGATTACGCTCCTGTTCGTCGCAACTGGTGCGGCGATTCTCCTTGTATTCGTCTCTAACGCGTTTACTGAACTTGCAACTCTTCCGTCGAACGTTCTTAATGGAAGCAGTACCATCCCATCGGGGATGGATCTCGCAGTCTTTCTCGGAGGGCTCGCCTTTGCCGGTGCCGGTGGCTATCTGAACCTCTCACAAAGTCTCTGGGCGCGTGAGAAAGGGTATGGAATGGGGAATTATCAAGGTCGTGTGAAGAATCCACTCATCGGTGACGATCCGGAACTGATCGAACGAAACGGTTTCACGTTCCGTCCGGTCGAACGTAACCTCCGACGGTGGCGTGGCTGGTGGCGCGTCATCCAATTAGAACATTTCCTGACGTTCGTCGTTGGCCTCATTTTCGTCGCCACGGTCCTTATGGCCGTCTCTGTCCGATACGCGTCCGGAACGGCGAGTGGCGCCATTACGATGTGGCTCGTCCAGATTGCGCCCCAGATTGGTGGTCTCGGTACCGTCCTCGTGTTCGTCGTCCTCTTCATTGCGCTCTTTACGACTGAGTACGCGATCGTCGAATCGTTCGTCCGAAACAGTGCTGATGCGCTCTATGAGACGTACGGACGCGATGCTGACTGGGAACTGTCTCGTCTCTTCTGGCGACTTCTCACTTCGTTCGTCGTCTGGGGCATTCTCATCATTCTCCTGTTTACAGCGCCCTTCGAGAACCAGGAGCCGTTCTTTTTCCTCGTCGTCGGCGCAGCGTTATCCGGGATAATGATGTGGCCGTACACAGTTCTCACGCTTATTATCAATACAACACGGCTTCCTGAACATCTTCAACCGGGATGGTTCCGCGTTGTGGCACTCTGGTGGGCCTCAAGCCTTTATGGCTATTTCAGCAGCCTCCTCATCGGCGAGACACTCTCTGAAATCACCGGTCTTGGCGTATTCGAAACGACTGTCACTGTTCTTGGGAGTGCGCCTGCCGGATACGTGATCTGGGTCGTGTTTTTCAGCGTCCAAACGTACGCAATCGTGCGATCGGTGCTCGGTAAACGGCGTGCAGCCGGTACTGTTGAATCTGCTGA